The Lutibacter profundi genome includes a region encoding these proteins:
- a CDS encoding peroxiredoxin, with product MAVLVGKKAPKFSAQAVVNGVEFVENYSLEQFEGNKYVILFFYPKDFTFVCPTELFAFQEKLAEFEKRNVQLVAVSTDTEQSHWGWLQMPKSQGGIQGVTYPIVADTNKTISKNYDVLAGDYYYDDNDQLQASGELIAYRGLFLIDKDGIVRHQVVNDLPLGRNVDEALRMVDALQFTEEHGEACPANWSSEKEGLKATHEGVADYLSKH from the coding sequence ATGGCTGTATTAGTTGGAAAAAAAGCACCAAAATTTAGCGCACAAGCGGTAGTAAACGGAGTGGAATTTGTTGAAAATTACTCTTTAGAACAATTTGAAGGAAATAAATATGTTATTTTATTCTTTTACCCTAAAGATTTTACATTTGTTTGCCCTACTGAATTGTTTGCTTTTCAAGAGAAATTAGCAGAATTTGAAAAAAGAAATGTTCAATTAGTTGCTGTATCTACAGATACTGAACAATCTCACTGGGGATGGTTACAAATGCCAAAATCTCAAGGAGGAATTCAAGGTGTAACGTATCCAATTGTTGCTGATACCAATAAAACAATTTCAAAAAATTACGATGTATTAGCGGGTGATTATTATTACGATGATAACGATCAATTACAGGCTAGCGGAGAATTAATTGCTTATCGTGGTTTATTTTTAATTGATAAAGATGGAATTGTACGTCACCAAGTTGTAAATGATCTTCCTTTAGGGAGAAATGTTGATGAAGCTTTAAGAATGGTTGATGCATTACAATTTACAGAAGAACACGGTGAAGCCTGCCCTGCAAATTGGAGTTCAGAAAAAGAAGGATTAAAAGCTACGCATGAAGGTGTGGCCGATTACTTATCTAAACACTAA
- a CDS encoding MATE family efflux transporter — protein sequence MKLKNYTSEFKNNLKLATPIMMGSLGHLLVGLIDDIMVGRLGPVELAATSLGNSLVFIALSIGIGFSFAITPLIAESDGEGDEEKGRNIFQHGLILMTILGIAVFGMLLFIKPILYHLDQPEEVVALAIPYYEIVAMSMIPLMIFQGFKQFADGLSQTKYAMYATILTNVVNIILNFALIYGIWIFPRLELVGAAIGTLISRIVMVVFLYIVLMKKQKFVVYMKRLQFHEIKIKTFKKIISIGFPTALQMLFEVGLFTASVLLAGTLGALPQAANQIALKLASTTFMIAVGIGVAATIRVSNQKGLNNFIELRRIAFSNFLLILIIMFTFSIAFMLFRNVLPWMFTDNLEVIEIASSLLIIAGFFQLSDGLQAVILGGLRGLQDVNIPSGITFIAYWIIGFPVCYYLGRVAGLGTLGIWIGLLTALTSSAIMLFFRFNYLSKKLIKEKNGLT from the coding sequence TTGAAGCTTAAAAATTACACTTCTGAATTTAAAAATAATTTAAAGTTAGCAACTCCAATTATGATGGGTTCATTAGGCCATTTATTAGTTGGTTTAATTGATGATATTATGGTGGGTAGGCTTGGCCCAGTTGAGTTAGCCGCTACTTCACTTGGAAATAGTTTGGTTTTTATTGCACTTTCTATTGGTATTGGATTTTCGTTTGCAATAACACCTTTAATTGCAGAGTCTGATGGAGAAGGAGATGAAGAAAAAGGAAGAAATATTTTTCAGCATGGATTAATTTTGATGACTATTTTAGGCATTGCCGTTTTTGGAATGTTATTGTTTATTAAACCCATTTTGTACCATTTAGACCAACCAGAAGAAGTGGTAGCATTAGCAATTCCTTATTATGAAATTGTTGCAATGTCTATGATTCCACTAATGATTTTTCAAGGTTTTAAACAATTTGCAGATGGCTTGTCCCAAACAAAATATGCTATGTATGCCACAATACTTACCAATGTTGTGAACATTATTTTAAATTTTGCGCTAATTTATGGTATATGGATTTTTCCAAGGTTAGAGTTAGTAGGAGCTGCAATAGGTACCTTAATTTCTAGGATTGTGATGGTGGTTTTTTTATATATTGTATTAATGAAAAAACAAAAATTTGTAGTTTATATGAAAAGATTACAATTTCATGAGATTAAAATTAAAACTTTCAAAAAAATAATAAGTATAGGATTTCCAACAGCACTACAAATGTTATTTGAAGTTGGGTTATTCACAGCTTCAGTTTTATTAGCTGGCACTTTAGGAGCCTTGCCTCAGGCTGCAAACCAAATAGCGCTAAAATTAGCTTCAACTACATTTATGATAGCAGTAGGTATTGGCGTTGCCGCAACAATTAGGGTGAGTAATCAAAAAGGACTGAATAATTTTATTGAGTTAAGGCGTATTGCGTTCTCAAACTTTTTGTTAATATTAATAATTATGTTTACCTTTTCAATTGCATTTATGCTATTTAGAAATGTACTACCTTGGATGTTTACAGATAATTTAGAAGTTATTGAAATAGCGTCAAGCTTATTAATAATTGCAGGTTTTTTTCAACTGTCAGATGGGTTGCAGGCCGTTATTTTAGGAGGGCTAAGAGGGTTGCAAGATGTAAATATCCCTTCAGGAATAACATTTATAGCTTATTGGATAATTGGTTTTCCTGTCTGTTATTACTTAGGAAGAGTTGCAGGCCTTGGTACTTTGGGAATTTGGATAGGCTTACTTACTGCATTAACCAGTTCAGCAATTATGCTGTTTTTTAGATTTAACTATTTATCAAAGAAATTAATAAAAGAAAAAAATGGACTTACCTAA
- a CDS encoding OmpA family protein produces the protein MLHYFKAITVFFVWVLIALTSHYFISYKFFNNCNISSKNTTVTSPQKFQLSVIDKTNGTIYNFSTGFTIKQNEPSVSNITNIPYLADSIKFILTNNYAKELHIIGKYLKTEIQVAPNKNIGIQRAETVKNMLLHLGIKTNRIKISGKVENFSFNNKEIFNNGIQLSFDKIAQNYLDSIEAIIHNKTLYPNFQNDVLIPAKNLKEYTQILKQYLQKYPTKKVLVTGHTDNLGYFNNNLIIGLHRAKIIKKYFINNGINANKILTQSKGESEPIAEKTTEKGRAKNRRIEIKIN, from the coding sequence ATGCTACACTATTTTAAAGCCATCACTGTTTTTTTTGTTTGGGTTTTAATTGCACTTACGTCTCATTATTTTATTAGCTATAAATTTTTCAACAATTGTAATATTTCATCAAAAAACACAACTGTTACCTCACCTCAAAAATTCCAGTTATCGGTTATTGATAAAACTAATGGTACTATTTACAATTTCTCAACTGGATTTACCATAAAACAAAATGAACCATCTGTTTCAAACATAACTAATATCCCATATTTAGCTGATAGTATTAAATTTATTTTAACAAACAATTATGCAAAAGAACTTCATATAATTGGAAAATATTTAAAAACTGAAATTCAAGTTGCCCCCAACAAAAATATAGGAATTCAACGTGCAGAGACTGTAAAAAATATGCTACTACATTTAGGTATAAAAACAAATAGAATTAAAATTTCGGGAAAAGTTGAAAATTTCTCATTCAATAACAAAGAAATTTTCAACAATGGTATTCAGCTGAGTTTTGACAAAATAGCGCAAAATTATTTAGATAGTATTGAGGCTATTATTCACAATAAAACTCTTTATCCTAACTTTCAGAATGATGTTCTAATACCTGCTAAAAATTTAAAAGAATACACTCAAATTTTAAAACAATATTTACAAAAATACCCTACTAAAAAAGTGCTGGTTACAGGGCATACCGATAACTTAGGTTATTTTAACAACAATTTAATTATTGGACTCCATAGAGCTAAAATAATTAAAAAATACTTTATTAATAACGGTATTAACGCTAATAAGATATTAACGCAATCTAAAGGTGAGTCTGAACCAATTGCCGAAAAAACGACTGAAAAAGGAAGAGCAAAAAATAGAAGAATTGAAATTAAAATTAACTAA
- a CDS encoding endonuclease MutS2, translated as MSNISEKTLIDLEFNTVLQSVSEFCISNLGKAETLQIKPFQTLEKLKPELEEVNEYLSTFENDTKIPNHYFDDIQKELHLLSIENSYLEPTSFLKILNNSTTIFELLQFFKKFREYHPFLFEASQKITYQKQIVLNIEKIITPFGEVQENASTLLKQLRKDINLVRSKIGGSFNKALSQYSNAGYLDEIRESVIDNQRVLAVQAMHRRKIKGSLVGSSKTGSIVFIAPDTTLQFSRELQNLIYEEHQEIVRILKELTNLLRQYTPDLKDYQNYLIKLDVTAAKAIYAVKIKGCLPKITSEKRIFLKNAYHPILLVKNNEQNKKTVSQTLELDKNQQIIVISGPNAGGKSIALKTIGLLQVMLQSGLLIPVHERSKTFFFEKILTDIGDNQSIENQLSTYSYRLKNMRNFLQKCNSNTLFLIDEFGTGSDPELGGALAEIFLEEFYTKGAFGIITTHYANLKVLASELENVANANMQFNEKTLEPLYKLFIGQAGSSFTFEVAQKNGIPFSLINKAKKRVQGEKIRLDKTISKLQKERNKLQQTSEVLEKIKSKATEQTNSLIEKKQKVQEKLENFQELYDNNQKMLSLGRKVHEFVHKYFQTNNKKQLITDFNKWVANEKTKHLKNTPLKLKTKPQKNKEKAKKWQIEKKLKTTEIEVLAEVVKVRKIKKIEATKIAKHKANYVFQAKDKVRIIGSNSCGTIDKIEKNNVFINYGIFTTKTTLNKLELVEPFKNK; from the coding sequence ATGAGTAACATTTCAGAAAAAACATTAATTGATTTAGAATTTAATACCGTTTTACAATCTGTAAGTGAATTCTGTATTTCAAATTTAGGTAAAGCTGAAACTTTACAAATAAAACCTTTTCAAACTCTTGAAAAACTAAAGCCAGAATTAGAAGAAGTAAATGAATATTTATCAACCTTTGAAAACGACACTAAAATACCCAATCATTATTTTGATGATATTCAAAAAGAATTACATTTATTATCTATTGAAAATAGTTATCTAGAGCCTACTTCTTTCTTAAAAATACTAAATAATTCAACTACAATTTTTGAACTACTGCAATTTTTTAAAAAATTTAGAGAATACCATCCTTTTCTTTTTGAAGCTTCTCAAAAAATAACATACCAAAAGCAAATAGTACTAAATATAGAAAAAATAATTACTCCTTTTGGAGAAGTTCAAGAAAATGCTTCAACCTTATTAAAACAACTGAGAAAAGATATTAATTTGGTTCGCTCTAAAATTGGCGGAAGTTTTAACAAAGCTCTAAGCCAATACAGCAATGCAGGTTACTTAGATGAAATTAGGGAATCAGTTATTGACAATCAACGTGTTTTAGCGGTTCAAGCAATGCACCGAAGAAAAATAAAAGGTAGCTTAGTAGGAAGTTCCAAAACAGGAAGTATTGTTTTTATTGCACCAGATACTACTTTACAATTTAGTAGAGAATTACAAAATTTAATTTATGAAGAACATCAAGAAATAGTCAGAATTTTAAAGGAATTAACAAATTTATTAAGACAATACACCCCAGATTTAAAAGACTATCAAAACTACTTAATAAAACTTGATGTTACAGCTGCAAAGGCAATATATGCCGTAAAAATAAAGGGATGTTTGCCTAAAATTACTTCCGAGAAAAGAATTTTTTTAAAAAATGCATATCACCCTATTTTATTAGTAAAAAATAATGAACAAAATAAAAAAACCGTTTCACAAACACTTGAACTTGATAAAAATCAACAAATTATTGTTATTTCTGGACCAAATGCTGGAGGTAAAAGTATAGCGCTTAAAACTATTGGATTACTACAAGTAATGCTTCAAAGTGGCTTATTAATACCTGTTCATGAACGTTCAAAAACCTTTTTCTTTGAAAAAATATTAACAGATATTGGAGATAATCAATCTATTGAAAATCAACTAAGCACATATAGCTACCGTTTAAAAAATATGCGTAATTTTTTACAAAAATGCAATAGTAATACCCTATTTTTAATTGATGAATTTGGAACGGGAAGCGACCCTGAATTAGGAGGTGCTTTAGCTGAAATATTTTTAGAAGAGTTTTACACAAAAGGGGCTTTTGGAATAATTACTACACACTATGCAAATTTAAAAGTATTAGCAAGTGAATTGGAAAATGTTGCCAATGCTAATATGCAATTTAACGAAAAAACGTTGGAACCATTATATAAATTATTTATTGGGCAAGCGGGTAGCTCTTTTACTTTTGAAGTTGCTCAAAAAAATGGAATTCCATTTAGTTTAATTAACAAAGCAAAAAAAAGAGTTCAAGGTGAAAAAATTAGATTAGATAAAACAATCTCAAAACTTCAAAAAGAAAGGAATAAACTGCAGCAAACTTCAGAAGTTTTAGAAAAAATAAAATCTAAAGCTACAGAACAAACCAATAGCTTAATTGAAAAGAAACAAAAAGTTCAAGAGAAACTAGAAAATTTTCAAGAATTATATGATAACAATCAAAAAATGCTTTCTTTAGGAAGAAAAGTTCATGAATTTGTACATAAATATTTCCAAACCAATAATAAAAAACAACTTATTACAGATTTTAATAAATGGGTAGCCAATGAAAAAACAAAGCATTTAAAAAATACCCCTCTTAAACTTAAAACTAAGCCTCAAAAAAATAAGGAAAAAGCTAAAAAATGGCAAATTGAAAAGAAACTAAAAACTACTGAAATTGAAGTGTTAGCTGAAGTAGTTAAAGTTAGAAAAATAAAAAAAATAGAAGCAACTAAAATTGCAAAACATAAAGCCAATTATGTTTTTCAAGCAAAAGATAAAGTTCGTATTATTGGTAGCAACTCATGTGGAACTATTGATAAGATTGAAAAAAATAACGTCTTTATTAATTATGGCATTTTTACAACAAAAACTACTTTAAACAAACTTGAGTTAGTTGAACCTTTTAAAAACAAATAG
- a CDS encoding uracil-DNA glycosylase translates to MKVEIAESWVKVLQPEFEKPYFKQLAQFVKDEYITNNCFPKGNQIFEAFNLCSFEDLKVVIIGQDPYHGIGQAHGLCFSVNEGVAHPPSLINIFKEIETDLNIPYPKSGNLERWAKQGVLLLNATLTVRAHNAGSHQKKGWEEFTDAVIEKISEEKKNVVFLLWGGFAKKKGSKIDKNKHHILTCGHPSPLSANRGYWFGNRHFSKVNDYLERKKIEKIKW, encoded by the coding sequence ATGAAAGTTGAAATAGCTGAAAGTTGGGTAAAAGTATTACAACCTGAATTTGAAAAACCATATTTTAAACAACTTGCTCAGTTTGTTAAAGATGAATATATAACAAATAATTGCTTTCCTAAAGGAAATCAAATTTTTGAAGCCTTTAATTTATGCTCTTTTGAGGATTTAAAAGTGGTAATAATTGGTCAGGATCCGTATCACGGTATTGGACAGGCACACGGACTTTGCTTTTCTGTTAATGAAGGTGTTGCTCATCCACCATCATTAATTAATATTTTTAAAGAAATTGAGACAGATTTAAATATTCCTTACCCAAAAAGCGGGAATTTAGAGCGTTGGGCAAAACAAGGGGTACTTTTATTAAATGCCACATTAACTGTGAGAGCTCATAATGCTGGTTCTCATCAAAAAAAAGGCTGGGAAGAATTTACAGATGCCGTTATTGAAAAAATTTCAGAAGAGAAAAAGAATGTAGTTTTTTTACTTTGGGGAGGTTTTGCTAAAAAGAAAGGATCGAAAATTGATAAAAATAAACATCATATTTTAACTTGTGGGCACCCATCACCTTTAAGTGCTAATAGAGGTTATTGGTTTGGTAATAGGCACTTTAGTAAAGTGAATGATTATTTAGAAAGAAAAAAAATAGAAAAAATAAAATGGTAG
- the lipA gene encoding lipoyl synthase translates to MSEKIISSPNKIKKPQWLRVKLPVGKKYTELRGLVDKYKLNTICTSGSCPNMGECWTEGTATFMILGNICTRSCGFCGVKTGRPETVDWEEPEKVARSIKLMKIKHAVITSVDRDDLKDGGSIIWTETINAIRRANPKITIETLIPDFQGNKVNIDRILTVAPEVISHNLETVRRLTREVRIQAKYDRSLEVLKYMKDKGQLRTKSGIMLGLGETETEVIETMQDLANAKVDILTIGQYLQPSKKHLPVIEYITPEQFDKYKELGLKMGFKYVESGALVRSSYKAQRHLI, encoded by the coding sequence ATGTCAGAAAAAATAATTTCATCACCTAATAAAATTAAAAAGCCCCAATGGTTAAGAGTAAAATTACCTGTTGGTAAAAAATATACTGAACTAAGAGGGTTAGTAGATAAGTACAAATTAAATACCATTTGTACTAGTGGAAGTTGCCCTAATATGGGTGAATGCTGGACTGAAGGTACAGCCACCTTTATGATTTTAGGAAATATTTGCACACGTTCATGCGGTTTTTGCGGTGTAAAAACTGGAAGACCTGAAACTGTAGATTGGGAAGAACCTGAAAAAGTAGCACGTTCAATTAAATTAATGAAAATTAAACACGCTGTTATTACATCTGTAGATAGAGATGATTTAAAAGATGGTGGCTCTATAATTTGGACTGAAACAATTAACGCCATAAGAAGAGCAAACCCAAAAATAACAATTGAAACATTAATACCCGACTTTCAAGGGAATAAAGTAAATATTGATAGAATTTTAACTGTTGCTCCCGAAGTAATTTCTCATAATCTTGAAACTGTTAGGCGCTTAACACGAGAAGTTAGAATACAAGCTAAATATGATCGTAGTTTAGAAGTTTTAAAATATATGAAAGATAAAGGCCAACTTAGAACAAAATCTGGTATTATGCTTGGATTGGGTGAAACTGAAACTGAAGTTATTGAAACTATGCAAGATTTAGCAAATGCTAAAGTTGATATTTTAACCATTGGGCAATATTTACAGCCAAGTAAAAAACATTTACCAGTTATTGAATACATAACACCTGAACAGTTTGATAAATATAAAGAACTAGGGTTAAAAATGGGCTTCAAATATGTTGAGAGTGGTGCATTAGTACGTTCTTCTTACAAAGCACAAAGACACTTAATATAG
- a CDS encoding NRAMP family divalent metal transporter: MNIARINWLKKLGPGLLFAGAAIGVSHLVQSTRAGADFGFGLIWALVLIHIVKYPFFQFGPRYATATGESLLDGYKRLGKGVLITYFILNIATMFTIQAAVTIVTAGLAANLFGITTNPIIWSILITLICVTLLIVGKYKLLDNLMKIIIITLTLSTIIALIIAAYNTPSTYNFTQVLPKGSVEIGFLIAFLGWMPAPLDISIWQSLWAIEKQKDKSNEFTTKQAIFDFNIGFVATLILGICFVSLGAIVMNHSGEIFSGSATQFSKQLISLYTENLGSKTTIFIAAAAFTTMFSTTITTLDASPRAMTKTFELLTKKYYKNMYWFWISFLAIGTISILVFFMSEMGVLIKIATILSFLTAPFFAIINYILISGKHTPKKWRPSIFLKIMSWFGILFLISFSIWYLFSL; this comes from the coding sequence TTGAATATCGCAAGAATAAACTGGTTAAAAAAATTAGGCCCAGGATTACTTTTTGCTGGTGCAGCAATTGGCGTTTCACACTTAGTACAATCTACAAGAGCTGGAGCTGATTTTGGTTTTGGATTAATTTGGGCTTTAGTATTAATTCATATTGTTAAATATCCATTTTTTCAATTTGGCCCTCGATATGCAACAGCAACAGGTGAAAGCTTGTTGGACGGGTACAAAAGGCTGGGAAAAGGAGTACTTATTACCTACTTTATACTAAACATAGCAACCATGTTTACCATACAGGCTGCTGTTACTATTGTTACAGCTGGTTTGGCTGCTAATTTATTTGGAATCACTACAAATCCCATTATTTGGAGTATTCTAATAACACTTATTTGCGTTACATTATTAATTGTAGGGAAATACAAACTACTAGATAATTTAATGAAAATTATAATTATAACATTAACACTAAGTACCATAATTGCTTTAATAATTGCAGCTTATAATACTCCCTCAACTTATAATTTTACGCAAGTTTTGCCTAAAGGAAGTGTTGAAATTGGTTTTTTAATTGCATTTTTAGGTTGGATGCCTGCACCACTTGACATTTCTATTTGGCAATCTCTTTGGGCCATAGAGAAACAAAAAGATAAGAGTAATGAATTTACCACAAAACAGGCTATTTTCGATTTTAATATTGGCTTTGTAGCAACGTTAATTTTAGGAATCTGTTTTGTTTCTTTAGGCGCAATTGTAATGAATCACTCAGGTGAAATTTTTAGCGGAAGCGCAACACAATTTTCTAAGCAACTAATTAGCCTTTATACTGAAAATTTAGGAAGTAAAACAACTATTTTTATAGCAGCAGCTGCATTTACAACTATGTTTAGCACTACCATTACTACTTTAGATGCGTCTCCACGGGCAATGACCAAAACATTTGAACTTCTAACAAAAAAATATTACAAAAACATGTACTGGTTTTGGATTAGTTTTTTAGCAATTGGAACCATATCAATATTGGTTTTCTTTATGTCTGAAATGGGAGTGCTTATAAAAATTGCAACTATCTTATCATTTTTAACCGCCCCCTTCTTTGCTATTATAAACTATATTTTAATTTCAGGAAAACATACTCCAAAAAAATGGAGACCTTCCATTTTTTTAAAAATCATGAGTTGGTTTGGCATACTATTTTTAATTAGCTTTAGTATTTGGTACCTCTTTAGTTTATAA
- a CDS encoding RNA polymerase sigma factor produces MVKKNIDILNLIEKAKKNDRKAFNTLLNTYWSDVYRFQFSKTDNEDEAEDITIKTFSKAFDKIHLYNDKYNFKTWLISISKNIFLDHLRKQHTDTISINKKESEAYKIFDETPSPEDQLIIEQNLIQLKNFIKLLKPHYQEVINLRYFREMSYKEMANSLDEPMNTIKVKLLRAKNLLAEIIKKSSKN; encoded by the coding sequence CTGGTGAAAAAAAATATTGATATTCTTAATTTAATTGAAAAAGCCAAGAAAAATGACAGAAAGGCTTTTAACACCTTGCTAAACACTTATTGGAGTGATGTTTACCGCTTTCAATTTTCTAAAACTGACAATGAAGATGAAGCAGAAGATATTACTATAAAAACTTTTTCAAAAGCATTTGACAAAATTCATTTATATAATGATAAATATAATTTTAAAACTTGGCTAATTTCAATTTCGAAAAATATTTTTTTAGACCATTTAAGAAAGCAACATACCGATACTATTTCAATAAACAAAAAAGAATCAGAAGCATATAAAATATTTGACGAAACTCCATCTCCAGAAGACCAACTTATTATTGAACAAAATTTAATACAACTAAAAAATTTCATCAAACTACTAAAACCTCACTACCAGGAAGTTATAAATCTTCGATATTTTAGAGAAATGAGTTATAAAGAAATGGCAAATTCATTAGATGAGCCTATGAATACCATTAAAGTTAAATTATTACGTGCTAAAAACTTATTAGCTGAAATAATAAAAAAATCTTCTAAAAATTGA
- a CDS encoding glycosyltransferase, with translation MIIYIFIAFIVIICIQFVYYIFIFGSFVWFKNIPPKNYFNQPVSVLICAKNEAENLKKNIPFFTNQNYPLFELVLINDASSDNTLKIMRQFKEEASVSIKIINIITPKSKKNALAQGIKDASYEHLLFSDSDCKPLSKNWITEMASNFNSQHKIVLGFGSYKKIKKSILNKLIRFETLLTAIQYFSYSKIGIPYMGVGRNLAYTKSLFYSVNGFAKHLKIKSGDDDLFINQTAIKKNTTICYSKDSYTESSPKTTFKSWIQQKRRHISTAAYYKPLHKFLLAFFYSSQILFWILGTILLLNLYKWPIIIFLIFIRFLFLYVIIGFSAKKLNETDLILLIPFYEIFLIFVQMFIFIKNLISKPTHW, from the coding sequence ATGATTATATACATTTTTATTGCTTTTATAGTAATTATTTGTATTCAATTTGTTTACTATATTTTTATTTTTGGTTCATTTGTTTGGTTCAAAAATATACCACCCAAAAATTATTTTAACCAACCCGTCTCAGTCCTTATTTGTGCAAAAAATGAAGCTGAAAACCTCAAAAAAAATATTCCTTTTTTTACAAATCAAAACTACCCATTGTTTGAGCTGGTTTTAATTAACGACGCTTCTAGTGATAACACCTTGAAAATAATGAGGCAATTTAAAGAGGAAGCTTCAGTCTCAATTAAAATTATAAATATTATTACACCGAAAAGTAAAAAAAATGCTTTAGCACAAGGAATTAAAGATGCTTCATACGAGCACTTATTATTCTCTGATTCTGATTGCAAACCTCTTTCCAAAAATTGGATTACTGAAATGGCAAGCAATTTTAACAGCCAACATAAAATTGTACTTGGATTTGGGTCTTACAAAAAAATTAAAAAATCCATTTTAAATAAATTAATAAGGTTTGAAACTCTTTTAACAGCCATCCAATATTTTTCTTACTCCAAAATAGGGATTCCCTATATGGGTGTTGGTCGTAATTTAGCCTATACTAAATCTTTATTTTATAGTGTTAATGGTTTTGCTAAACATCTAAAAATAAAATCTGGTGATGATGATTTATTTATCAATCAAACTGCTATAAAAAAAAATACAACCATTTGCTATTCAAAAGACAGTTATACTGAATCATCTCCAAAAACAACATTTAAAAGTTGGATTCAACAAAAGAGAAGACATATTTCAACTGCCGCTTATTACAAACCACTTCACAAATTTTTATTAGCCTTTTTTTATAGTTCACAAATACTATTCTGGATTTTAGGAACTATTCTTTTATTGAATTTATACAAATGGCCAATAATTATTTTTTTAATTTTTATAAGATTTCTATTTCTGTACGTTATTATAGGTTTTTCAGCAAAGAAATTAAATGAAACAGATTTAATATTACTAATACCGTTTTATGAAATATTTTTAATCTTCGTACAAATGTTTATCTTTATCAAAAATCTTATTTCAAAGCCCACACACTGGTGA
- a CDS encoding membrane or secreted protein — MKLLLITLALLGLGIAGLSIKLWAKKDGKFAGTCASQNPHLNKNGEACGYCGKLPDQCENK, encoded by the coding sequence ATGAAACTTTTATTAATTACATTAGCGTTACTAGGACTCGGAATTGCAGGCCTATCAATTAAACTTTGGGCAAAAAAAGATGGTAAATTTGCTGGAACTTGTGCAAGTCAAAATCCTCACTTAAACAAAAATGGTGAAGCATGCGGTTATTGTGGTAAATTACCTGACCAATGTGAAAATAAATAA